Proteins encoded together in one Gigantopelta aegis isolate Gae_Host chromosome 8, Gae_host_genome, whole genome shotgun sequence window:
- the LOC121380252 gene encoding dehydrogenase/reductase SDR family member 11-like, with product MQRWAGRVALVTGSSAGIGCGIARALVKHGLKVVGCAENDKEVQRIEAVSRELKGEEGSLVGLKCDMGKEEDILKMFETIKSDPNLRGVDVCINNAGLAHEEPFLTGQTEAWRQMIDINILGYCICTREAFKSMKERGIDDGHIFLINSVAGHRVPIFTNIHFYSMTKFAVTAMSEAIRFELREMKSGIRISSISPGVVETEFAYKMIHDPVRAKATFTQYPCLQPDDLADAVIYALQAPPHVQVHDIMLRPTMQFN from the exons ATGCAACGCTGGGCTGGACGTGTTGCCTTGGTAACCGGATCTTCTGCTGGTATAGGGTGTGGGATTGCGAGAGCATTAGTTAAACACGGACTGAAAGTAGTAGGATGTGCAGAGAATGACAAAGAGGTCCAGAGGATTGAG GCAGTTTCCAGGGAACTGAAAGGAGAAGAGGGCTCGCTGGTCGGCCTGAAGTGTGATATGGGGAAGGAAGAAGATATCCTGAAGATGTTTGAGACCATCAAATCGGACCCTAATCTCCGCGGTGTAGACGTGTGCATCAACAACGCTGGTTTAGCTCACGAGGAGCCGTTTCTGACTGGACAAACCGAAGCATGGAGACAGATGATTGAT ATCAATATCCTTGGGTACTGTATATGCACAAGAGAGGCATTTAAATCAATGAAGGAAAGGGGCATTGACGATGGACACATCTTTCTTATAAACAG cgTGGCAGGACATCGTGTACCAATTTTTACAAATATCCATTTTTATTCAATGACGAAATTCGCAGTGACAGCCATGTCGGAAGCAATCAGATTTGAACTGCGGGAAATGAAAAGTGGGATCAGGATTTCG TCCATAAGTCCTGGTGTAGTTGAGACTGAATTTGCATACAAAATGATACACGACCCAGTGCGGGCCAAAGCCACATTCACGCAGTACCcg tgtttGCAGCCAGATGACCTGGCTGATGCTGTCATTTATGCACTGCAAGCTCCTCCTCATGTTCAG GTTCATGACATCATGCTAAGACCAACAATGCAGTTTAACTAG